In a single window of the Deinococcus aetherius genome:
- the topA gene encoding type I DNA topoisomerase, translating into MSRTLVIVESPAKAKTIEKYLGRGYAVESSIGHIRDLPRSAADVPEKYKGKAWARLGLDVEDNFKPLYVVSPEKRQHVARLKKLASEADEIILATDDDREGESIAWHLYQELRPKVPVKRMVFHEITRDAIQHAIEHPRQIDTNLVEAQEARRALDRLYGYEVSPVLWKKVAPKLSAGRVQSVATRMLVERERERMRFVSGTWWDLLVTAATRDGETFPARLTDVDGVRLATGKDFDPLTGKVKKGTEVRLLDEAAAKALADGLTGQTLTVTSAEEKPFTQRPYAPFITSTLQQEGSRKLGFAATRTMRAAQRLYEQGYITYMRTDSTNLSQEAINAARTQVKAMYGQPYLSPQPRVYAKKAKNAQEAHEAIRPAGSSFRTPESLRGELSGDEWRLYDLIWKRTVASQMADARGRSLRVRLTGKATGGEEVGLSASGRTIDFPGFLRAYVEGRDDPNAALEDRETPLPPLKEGDRVHAESVKPEGHETQPPARYTEASLVQALEGAGIGRPSTYASILGTIQERGYAIKKGQALVPTWTAFATSALLEHHFGRLVDYDFTARMEEDLDDIAGGRAQRVPYLRRFYLGENGEGVALRPLIDSKMGEIDARGIATIHVPKLDGSGIEVRVGRYGPYMQRGEEKVNLPDDLAPDELTFDAAAELMSRPTGDRVIGTDEATGHPVVARAGRYGPYVTLGDGNPPIRSASLFPSDDLKTIPLERALRLLSLPRLVGVSEGEEIWAQNGKFGPYLKRGNDSRSLATHEQLFTVTLPEAEALFMQPRFRARGAAAGPLKSFEYEGRAPIQLKSGRYGPYLTDGERNATLRKGEEEGTLTAERALEILEERGKEPKSKAGKPGRKTGAAKASGTKAKTGATKTTARGSTVTRTVAAKTPARKAPASKTSARKPAAKATPARTKTAPKAPATPAKAALTWADLKPHLGVLSEQERALVTATRDQGRKVEEVAPTLGLDVKKAKGMALQASKKLNQAARGE; encoded by the coding sequence ATGTCCAGAACCCTCGTGATCGTCGAGTCGCCCGCCAAGGCCAAAACCATCGAGAAGTACCTCGGCAGGGGGTACGCGGTGGAGTCCTCCATCGGGCACATCCGCGACCTGCCGAGGAGCGCCGCCGACGTTCCCGAGAAGTACAAGGGCAAGGCGTGGGCCCGGCTCGGTCTCGACGTGGAGGACAACTTCAAGCCCCTCTACGTCGTCTCGCCCGAGAAGCGGCAGCACGTCGCCCGCCTGAAAAAGCTCGCCTCCGAGGCCGACGAGATCATCCTGGCGACCGACGACGACCGCGAGGGCGAGAGCATCGCCTGGCACCTCTACCAGGAACTGCGGCCCAAGGTGCCCGTCAAGCGGATGGTCTTCCACGAGATCACCAGGGACGCCATCCAGCACGCCATCGAGCACCCCCGCCAGATCGACACCAACCTCGTCGAGGCGCAGGAGGCCCGCCGGGCGCTCGACCGCCTCTACGGCTACGAGGTCAGCCCGGTGCTGTGGAAGAAGGTCGCCCCCAAGCTCTCTGCTGGCCGGGTGCAGTCGGTGGCGACCCGGATGCTCGTCGAGCGTGAGCGCGAGCGGATGCGCTTCGTCAGCGGGACGTGGTGGGACCTGCTCGTGACGGCGGCGACGAGGGACGGCGAGACCTTCCCCGCCCGCCTGACCGACGTGGACGGCGTGCGGCTGGCGACGGGCAAGGACTTTGACCCCCTCACCGGCAAGGTGAAGAAGGGGACCGAGGTTCGGCTGCTGGACGAGGCGGCGGCCAAGGCGCTTGCCGACGGCCTGACCGGGCAGACGCTCACCGTCACGAGTGCCGAGGAGAAGCCCTTCACCCAGCGGCCCTACGCGCCCTTCATCACCTCCACCCTCCAGCAGGAGGGGAGCCGCAAGCTGGGCTTCGCCGCCACCCGCACCATGCGCGCGGCGCAGCGGCTCTACGAGCAGGGCTACATCACCTACATGCGGACGGACTCGACCAACCTCTCGCAGGAGGCGATCAATGCCGCCCGCACGCAGGTCAAGGCGATGTACGGCCAGCCGTACCTCAGCCCCCAGCCGCGCGTGTACGCCAAGAAGGCGAAGAACGCCCAGGAAGCGCACGAGGCGATCCGTCCCGCCGGGTCGAGCTTCCGCACGCCCGAGTCCCTGCGCGGCGAGCTGAGCGGCGACGAGTGGCGGCTGTACGACCTGATCTGGAAGCGCACGGTGGCCTCCCAGATGGCGGACGCGCGGGGCCGCAGCCTGCGGGTGCGCCTCACGGGGAAAGCGACGGGCGGGGAGGAGGTGGGCCTGAGTGCGTCGGGCCGCACCATCGACTTCCCCGGCTTCCTGCGCGCCTACGTCGAGGGCCGCGACGACCCGAACGCCGCGCTGGAGGACCGCGAGACGCCCCTGCCCCCGCTGAAGGAGGGCGACCGCGTTCACGCCGAGTCGGTCAAGCCGGAGGGCCACGAGACCCAGCCGCCCGCCCGCTACACCGAGGCTTCGCTGGTGCAGGCGCTGGAGGGAGCCGGAATCGGTCGCCCCTCCACCTACGCGAGTATTCTCGGCACCATTCAGGAGCGAGGCTACGCCATCAAGAAGGGGCAGGCGCTTGTTCCCACTTGGACGGCCTTTGCCACATCTGCCCTGCTGGAGCACCACTTCGGGCGGCTGGTGGACTACGACTTCACAGCCCGGATGGAGGAAGACCTCGACGACATCGCGGGCGGGCGGGCGCAGCGGGTGCCGTACCTGCGGCGCTTCTACCTCGGTGAGAACGGGGAGGGAGTGGCCCTGCGCCCCCTGATCGACTCCAAGATGGGCGAGATCGACGCGCGGGGCATCGCCACCATCCACGTGCCCAAACTCGACGGCAGCGGCATCGAGGTGCGGGTGGGTCGCTACGGGCCCTACATGCAGCGGGGCGAGGAGAAGGTGAACCTCCCCGACGACCTCGCGCCGGACGAGCTGACCTTTGATGCGGCCGCCGAGCTGATGAGCCGCCCGACCGGAGACCGGGTGATCGGGACGGACGAGGCGACCGGACACCCTGTCGTTGCTCGTGCGGGGCGTTATGGACCTTACGTGACGCTCGGGGACGGCAATCCGCCCATCCGCTCGGCGAGCCTCTTCCCGAGTGACGACCTCAAGACGATCCCCCTGGAGCGGGCTCTGCGCCTCCTGAGCCTTCCCCGCCTCGTGGGCGTCTCCGAGGGTGAAGAAATCTGGGCGCAGAACGGCAAGTTCGGGCCGTATCTCAAGCGCGGGAACGACAGCCGCAGCCTCGCCACGCACGAGCAACTGTTCACGGTCACGCTCCCCGAGGCCGAGGCCCTCTTCATGCAGCCGCGCTTCCGGGCGAGGGGTGCCGCCGCCGGTCCCTTGAAGAGCTTCGAATACGAGGGCCGCGCCCCCATCCAGCTCAAGTCGGGCCGCTACGGGCCTTACCTGACGGACGGCGAGCGCAACGCGACCCTGCGCAAGGGGGAAGAGGAAGGCACCCTTACCGCTGAGCGCGCCCTGGAAATCCTGGAGGAGCGCGGCAAGGAGCCCAAGAGCAAGGCGGGGAAGCCGGGCCGCAAGACAGGAGCCGCGAAGGCCAGCGGGACGAAGGCGAAGACGGGCGCCACGAAGACCACCGCCCGGGGGAGCACGGTGACCCGAACGGTGGCCGCGAAGACTCCTGCCCGCAAAGCCCCGGCGAGCAAGACGAGCGCGAGGAAACCCGCCGCCAAGGCGACCCCCGCGCGAACCAAGACTGCCCCCAAGGCCCCCGCCACTCCCGCCAAGGCCGCCCTCACCTGGGCCGACCTCAAGCCGCATCTCGGCGTGCTGAGCGAGCAGGAACGCGCTCTGGTGACCGCCACCCGCGACCAGGGGCGCAAGGTGGAGGAGGTCGCCCCCACCCTCGGCCTCGACGTGAAGAAGGCGAAGGGGATGGCGCTCCAGGCGAGCAAGAAGCTCAACCAGGCGGCGCGCGGGGAGTAG
- a CDS encoding YdcF family protein encodes MRATGSGLPLLPLALVGLLAMAFLLAPGARVSPARPPHPVLVVLGAAQYAGRPSPAFQRRLDHALSLYRTGGIRTIVVTGGRRPGDPHTEGEVGVTYLHGHGVPSAALLAETRSRTTVENLRNARAYLPPHTPVTLVTDEAHAPRALALAHALGLTANASPSPLGERPDRRYLLREKLALMAYSLLGVGK; translated from the coding sequence ATGCGCGCCACGGGCTCAGGTCTCCCCCTGCTGCCGCTCGCCCTCGTCGGCCTGCTGGCCATGGCCTTCCTGCTGGCGCCCGGCGCGCGTGTGTCCCCTGCCCGGCCCCCCCACCCCGTCCTCGTGGTCCTCGGCGCCGCCCAGTACGCGGGGAGGCCCAGCCCCGCCTTCCAGCGGCGGCTCGACCACGCCCTGAGCCTCTATCGAACGGGGGGCATCCGGACCATCGTCGTCACTGGAGGCCGCAGGCCCGGCGACCCCCACACCGAGGGCGAGGTCGGCGTGACCTACCTGCACGGCCACGGCGTCCCCTCCGCCGCCCTCCTCGCCGAGACGCGCAGCCGCACGACGGTCGAAAACCTCCGCAATGCCCGCGCGTACCTGCCCCCTCACACCCCCGTCACCCTGGTCACCGACGAGGCCCACGCGCCGCGCGCCCTGGCCCTCGCGCACGCCCTTGGATTGACGGCCAACGCGAGCCCGAGCCCTCTGGGCGAACGACCGGATCGCCGCTACCTGTTGAGGGAGAAGCTGGCACTGATGGCGTACTCGTTGCTGGGGGTCGGGAAGTAG
- the murJ gene encoding murein biosynthesis integral membrane protein MurJ: protein MTVPPAAPDPNLPPQGPASPALAPRRSLRVNTLIIMAGTLGSRLSGIVRTQVMALFGNTLLDAFLVAVKVPNLLRELLAEGALVNSFIPVYKTLDDAGRRALASAFSGVLIAVNLMLMALGILAAPFIVDLLLAGSPNVDRALAVYMTQLVMPFLMLISLASVAMGLLNADEHFRESSFAPVAFNLAGIAALLLLPDTATWLAFGWLIGGVAQLVVQLPALRRFGLLPTPALRGHPALGRVLRQMAPFTLTAGARQFLNLYVTRLLSNAQLFPAGTQSGYFYAETLFTTVNGLFVVSPALALFPRFSQHAAEKNWLEFRTLTVQAIRTTTFLAAPMSALLVALAPYAVSIFNLRPDFDLTRFVAGTLILRGWALALVPWAVVTLLLRTFYARERAREAVTVSALGFVLEVALYRVFVPTFGLLGFGLSTTISGLIIGTALALLYRRALGFPTRAVASHLIRVVPLALVAGLVAWLVSRLMPAPGFVVPGVIGLAVAGGVGLGVYLAGALALGMPEVAGVLRRLRR, encoded by the coding sequence GTGACCGTTCCGCCCGCCGCGCCCGACCCCAACCTCCCGCCGCAGGGGCCCGCCTCGCCCGCCCTGGCCCCACGCCGCTCCCTGCGGGTGAACACCCTGATCATCATGGCGGGAACGTTGGGCTCGCGCCTCTCGGGGATCGTGCGGACGCAGGTGATGGCGCTCTTCGGCAACACCCTGCTCGACGCCTTCCTGGTGGCCGTGAAGGTGCCGAACCTGTTGCGGGAACTGCTGGCCGAGGGTGCGCTCGTCAATTCCTTCATCCCGGTGTACAAGACGCTGGACGACGCGGGGCGCCGGGCGCTCGCCTCGGCCTTCAGCGGGGTCCTCATCGCGGTCAACCTGATGCTGATGGCGCTGGGCATCCTGGCGGCGCCGTTCATCGTGGACCTGCTGCTCGCCGGGTCGCCCAACGTGGACCGGGCGCTGGCGGTCTACATGACGCAACTCGTCATGCCCTTCCTGATGCTGATCAGTCTCGCGTCGGTGGCGATGGGGCTCCTGAACGCCGACGAGCATTTCCGGGAGAGCAGCTTCGCCCCGGTCGCCTTCAACCTCGCGGGCATCGCCGCGCTGCTGTTGCTCCCGGACACGGCGACGTGGCTCGCCTTCGGGTGGCTGATCGGCGGGGTCGCGCAACTCGTCGTGCAGCTTCCGGCCCTGCGGCGTTTCGGGCTGCTGCCCACCCCCGCCCTGCGTGGTCACCCGGCGCTCGGGCGCGTGCTGCGGCAGATGGCCCCCTTCACCCTGACGGCGGGGGCGCGGCAGTTCCTGAACCTGTACGTCACGCGCCTGCTCAGCAACGCGCAACTGTTTCCGGCGGGCACCCAGTCGGGCTACTTCTACGCCGAGACGCTCTTCACCACCGTCAACGGCCTCTTCGTGGTCTCGCCCGCCCTGGCCCTCTTCCCGCGCTTCTCGCAGCACGCCGCCGAGAAGAACTGGCTGGAGTTCCGCACGCTCACCGTGCAGGCGATCCGCACCACCACCTTCCTCGCCGCCCCGATGAGCGCGCTGCTCGTCGCGCTCGCTCCCTATGCTGTCAGCATCTTCAACCTGCGACCGGATTTCGACCTGACGCGCTTCGTCGCCGGGACCCTGATCCTGCGGGGGTGGGCGCTCGCGCTCGTGCCCTGGGCGGTCGTCACCCTGCTGCTGCGGACCTTCTACGCCCGCGAGCGGGCGCGCGAGGCCGTGACGGTCAGTGCCCTCGGCTTCGTGCTGGAAGTCGCCCTGTACCGGGTCTTCGTGCCTACCTTCGGGCTGCTGGGTTTCGGATTGAGCACCACCATCAGCGGGTTGATCATCGGCACAGCGCTCGCCCTGCTGTACCGCCGCGCCCTGGGCTTTCCCACCCGGGCCGTCGCCTCGCACCTGATCCGGGTGGTGCCGCTCGCCCTCGTCGCGGGCCTTGTCGCGTGGCTCGTCTCGCGGCTGATGCCCGCGCCGGGGTTCGTCGTGCCGGGCGTGATTGGGCTGGCGGTCGCGGGTGGGGTGGGGCTGGGGGTGTATCTGGCCGGGGCGTTGGCGCTCGGGATGCCGGAGGTGGCGGGGGTGTTGCGGCGGTTGAGGCGGTAG
- a CDS encoding SDR family NAD(P)-dependent oxidoreductase, whose amino-acid sequence MTNPLPLNGTVALVTGASSGIGEATALHLARQGAVVALVARRADRLEALAEEVQGSGGRALVLEADVTDRAAATEAVERTVRELGRLDTVVNNAGVMLLGPAEEAPLEEWERMVSLNVQGFLYVAHAALPHLLRAADGEPRRVADLVNVSSVAGRVARAGSAVYNLTKFGVTAFSEALRQEVAGRHLRVSAVEPGAVETELATHLRPEVMGAMRQRFGNIERLQADDIADAITYIVTRPRHMAINELLVRPTEQV is encoded by the coding sequence ATGACGAACCCACTCCCCCTGAACGGCACCGTCGCCCTCGTCACCGGGGCCAGCAGCGGCATCGGCGAGGCCACCGCTCTACATCTGGCCCGGCAGGGGGCGGTGGTCGCTCTGGTGGCGCGGCGGGCCGACCGGCTGGAGGCTCTGGCCGAGGAGGTCCAGGGGAGCGGCGGACGTGCGCTGGTCCTGGAGGCGGACGTGACCGACCGCGCCGCCGCGACGGAGGCGGTCGAGCGCACCGTGCGGGAACTGGGCCGCCTCGACACCGTGGTCAACAACGCGGGGGTGATGTTGCTCGGCCCTGCCGAGGAGGCGCCCCTGGAGGAATGGGAGCGCATGGTGAGCCTCAATGTCCAGGGGTTCTTGTACGTCGCCCACGCGGCCCTGCCCCACCTGCTGCGCGCGGCGGACGGGGAGCCGCGCCGGGTCGCCGACCTCGTGAACGTCTCCTCGGTGGCGGGGCGGGTCGCGCGGGCGGGGAGCGCGGTGTACAACCTCACCAAGTTCGGCGTGACGGCCTTTTCCGAGGCGCTGCGTCAGGAGGTGGCCGGGCGGCACCTGCGCGTCTCGGCGGTCGAGCCGGGGGCGGTGGAGACCGAACTCGCCACCCACCTCCGCCCCGAGGTGATGGGCGCGATGCGGCAGCGCTTCGGTAACATCGAACGCTTGCAGGCAGACGATATCGCCGACGCCATCACCTATATCGTGACCCGACCCCGCCACATGGCGATCAACGAGCTGCTGGTGCGCCCGACCGAACAGGTCTGA
- the hflX gene encoding GTPase HflX: MHGNTSGLRPAQLKSLGNLYRRRIEPGRVGSPELARNLAELSDDVRREVSVLIDRRGRVISVSVADAKGAELPDLRLGENRLAGFHLLHTHPRGGGLSKGDLSTLFLKRLDAVSAIEVRDEGQPGLVHTAHLTPPGTVGEEEDWRILDPVPSFQIDSFDLGAQVSALEEEMARAVRTREAKKDHERAILVQIDQGEFDAEERLEELSELARTAGAEVVHKELVYRRNLKPGTLVGAGKLEELTSRAYHLDADLLIFGQELGPAQAREIEAATGLKILDRTQLILDIFALHAQGVESRLQVELAQLRYMKPRLLGAGAQLSRIGGSAGSAAGGSIGTRGPGETKLELDRRRINDRISFLEKQLESVAVRREERRKGRARNDIPVVSIVGYTNAGKSTLLNAFTHAAEEPRRVLAENKLFATLRPTSRQGFVVGVGPVVLTDTVGFIRDLPKDLSRAFRATLEEIGDADVLLHVVDAASPGADTRFEAVNRILEDLGFRDMPTVVALNKADAADPEALDRERERLGGVPVSALRDIGLTELKDALADAVGQVQRQELAQREEAQVRAAEYR, translated from the coding sequence GTGCATGGCAACACCTCGGGCCTGCGCCCGGCCCAACTGAAGTCCCTCGGGAACCTCTACCGCCGCCGCATCGAGCCGGGGCGGGTGGGGTCGCCCGAACTGGCGCGCAACCTCGCCGAACTCTCCGACGACGTGCGGCGAGAGGTCAGCGTCCTCATTGATCGTCGGGGACGCGTCATCAGCGTCTCGGTGGCGGACGCGAAGGGCGCCGAACTGCCCGACCTCCGCCTCGGCGAGAACCGGCTGGCGGGCTTCCACCTGCTGCACACGCACCCGCGCGGCGGGGGGCTCAGCAAGGGCGACCTCTCCACTCTCTTCCTCAAGCGGCTCGACGCCGTGAGCGCCATCGAGGTGCGGGACGAGGGGCAGCCCGGCCTCGTCCACACCGCGCACCTCACCCCGCCCGGAACGGTGGGCGAGGAGGAGGACTGGCGCATCCTCGACCCGGTGCCCAGCTTCCAGATCGACAGCTTCGACCTCGGCGCGCAGGTCTCGGCGCTGGAGGAAGAAATGGCCCGCGCCGTGCGCACCCGCGAGGCGAAGAAGGACCACGAACGCGCCATCCTCGTTCAGATCGACCAGGGCGAGTTCGACGCGGAGGAGCGGCTGGAGGAACTCTCGGAACTCGCGCGCACGGCGGGGGCGGAGGTCGTCCACAAGGAACTCGTGTACCGCCGCAACCTCAAGCCGGGCACGCTCGTCGGCGCCGGGAAGCTCGAGGAACTGACGAGCCGGGCGTACCATCTCGACGCGGACCTCCTAATCTTCGGGCAGGAACTCGGCCCGGCCCAGGCGCGGGAAATCGAGGCGGCGACCGGGCTCAAGATTCTCGACCGCACGCAACTGATCCTCGACATCTTCGCCCTGCACGCGCAGGGGGTGGAGTCGCGGCTTCAGGTCGAACTCGCGCAGCTCCGGTACATGAAGCCCCGGCTGCTCGGCGCGGGCGCCCAGCTCTCGCGCATCGGTGGGTCGGCGGGCAGCGCGGCGGGCGGCTCCATCGGCACGCGCGGCCCCGGTGAGACGAAGCTGGAGCTCGACCGCCGCCGCATCAACGACCGCATCTCCTTCCTGGAGAAGCAGCTCGAAAGCGTCGCCGTCCGCCGTGAGGAGCGCCGCAAGGGCCGCGCGCGGAACGACATCCCGGTGGTCTCCATCGTCGGCTACACGAACGCGGGCAAGTCCACGCTGCTCAACGCCTTCACCCACGCCGCCGAGGAGCCGCGCCGGGTGCTCGCCGAGAACAAGCTCTTCGCCACCCTGCGCCCGACGAGCCGCCAGGGGTTCGTCGTGGGCGTGGGCCCGGTGGTCCTCACCGACACGGTGGGCTTCATCCGCGACCTGCCCAAGGACCTCAGCCGCGCCTTCCGCGCCACGCTGGAGGAGATCGGCGACGCCGACGTGCTCCTGCATGTGGTGGACGCGGCGAGCCCCGGCGCCGACACCCGCTTCGAGGCGGTGAACCGGATTCTGGAAGACCTGGGTTTCCGCGATATGCCCACCGTCGTCGCGCTGAACAAGGCCGACGCCGCCGACCCGGAGGCGCTGGACCGCGAGCGCGAGCGGCTGGGCGGGGTGCCCGTCAGCGCCTTGCGGGACATTGGCCTCACCGAACTCAAGGACGCCCTCGCCGACGCGGTGGGGCAGGTGCAGCGCCAGGAACTCGCCCAGCGCGAGGAGGCGCAGGTGCGGGCGGCGGAGTACCGCTGA
- a CDS encoding endonuclease/exonuclease/phosphatase family protein, with protein sequence MRLAWAYLLTVASAWLLGEFVGEWTVPTLLLAYLPAVVWVLPAPLVLAWTLWGGRGVGVVLAGTLLALGGAGFLHWRPHQGGTLRVVTYNVTRGTLGTPDQIAAALRPADADVILLQETNFLPPGYGRTLLNALPGYHVRAGHEVMTLTRLPLVSGRNHPIPGSRRTVLETTVRWRGQDLRIMNAHLNTVLVSSLLRRDGDALRRTNRARVGQVDLLCRVAADGSGPLLVGGDLNTPGRGRLYRRLRACVGPDAHGVAGRGPGWTFPGLFLRIDHLMARGLTPTRARVLPGTGSDHRPLLVEYP encoded by the coding sequence ATGCGGCTCGCGTGGGCATACCTCTTGACCGTCGCCTCGGCGTGGCTCCTCGGGGAGTTCGTGGGGGAGTGGACGGTGCCCACCCTCCTGCTCGCCTACCTCCCGGCGGTGGTTTGGGTGCTGCCCGCGCCCCTCGTGCTGGCCTGGACGCTGTGGGGGGGACGGGGCGTGGGCGTGGTGCTGGCAGGAACCCTCCTCGCGCTGGGCGGGGCCGGGTTCCTCCACTGGCGGCCCCATCAAGGCGGCACGCTCCGGGTCGTGACCTACAACGTGACGCGGGGAACACTGGGCACGCCGGATCAGATTGCGGCGGCGCTGCGCCCGGCGGACGCGGACGTGATCCTGTTGCAGGAGACGAACTTCCTCCCGCCCGGGTACGGGAGGACACTCCTGAACGCGCTGCCGGGCTACCACGTCCGCGCCGGGCACGAGGTCATGACGCTCACCCGCCTGCCGTTGGTGTCTGGCCGCAACCACCCCATTCCCGGCAGCCGGCGCACGGTGCTGGAGACGACCGTGCGCTGGCGTGGGCAGGACCTGCGGATCATGAACGCCCACCTGAACACTGTCCTGGTGTCCAGTCTCCTGAGGCGCGACGGGGACGCCCTGCGGCGCACGAACCGGGCGCGGGTGGGGCAGGTGGACCTGCTGTGCCGCGTCGCGGCGGACGGCTCCGGCCCGCTGCTCGTGGGCGGCGACCTCAACACGCCCGGGCGGGGGCGGTTGTACCGGCGGTTGCGGGCGTGCGTCGGCCCGGACGCCCACGGGGTCGCCGGACGCGGCCCGGGCTGGACCTTCCCCGGCCTCTTCCTCCGTATCGATCACCTGATGGCGCGCGGCCTGACCCCCACCCGCGCCCGCGTCCTGCCCGGCACGGGGAGCGACCACCGCCCGCTGCTCGTCGAGTACCCCTGA
- a CDS encoding diacylglycerol/lipid kinase family protein yields the protein MTLDSPAAPQVPGADVTDATLIFNARAGGSANASPDLLVEALYGLGYRPVYRATDDEADLAAALADVRGTVFVAGGDGTVRAAALHLAGRSGVRLGILPMGTANNIGRTLGIEGAPLDVLARYEHARTVPLDLGRVTAPWGEDFFVEACGCGAFADVLAKYDPEEGKSPLRAVQALASTLRGFEPPPLALTLDGRAQPEAACALVEVMNMKATGPRLRLATTADPTDGRLNVIRVDGEQLDGLLTYLAALARDEFEALPSVLSDEARAVGVPYVGQAFHVDGEVRAAQPGVTGTVCIEVWPGALQVLVPPDKEG from the coding sequence ATGACCCTCGACTCTCCGGCCGCCCCCCAGGTGCCGGGCGCGGACGTGACCGACGCGACGCTGATCTTCAACGCGAGGGCGGGCGGCAGCGCGAATGCCAGCCCCGACCTCCTCGTGGAGGCGCTCTACGGGCTCGGCTACCGGCCCGTCTACCGGGCGACGGACGACGAGGCGGACCTCGCGGCGGCGCTGGCGGATGTCCGGGGCACCGTGTTCGTGGCGGGTGGGGACGGCACGGTGCGCGCGGCGGCCCTGCACCTCGCCGGGCGGTCGGGCGTACGGCTCGGCATCCTGCCGATGGGGACGGCGAACAACATCGGTCGGACGCTGGGCATCGAGGGCGCCCCCCTGGACGTGCTGGCCCGGTACGAGCACGCCCGGACCGTGCCGCTCGACCTCGGGCGGGTGACGGCGCCCTGGGGCGAGGACTTCTTCGTGGAGGCGTGCGGTTGCGGCGCCTTCGCCGACGTGCTCGCCAAGTACGACCCGGAGGAGGGCAAGAGCCCGCTGCGGGCCGTGCAGGCGCTCGCCTCCACCCTGCGCGGTTTCGAGCCGCCGCCCCTGGCCCTCACGCTCGACGGGCGGGCGCAACCGGAGGCCGCCTGCGCCCTGGTGGAGGTGATGAACATGAAGGCGACGGGCCCGCGCCTACGTCTCGCCACCACCGCCGACCCCACCGACGGGCGGCTGAACGTGATCCGGGTGGACGGGGAGCAACTCGATGGTCTGCTCACCTACCTCGCGGCGCTGGCGCGAGACGAGTTCGAGGCGTTGCCCAGCGTCCTGAGCGACGAGGCGCGGGCGGTCGGGGTTCCCTACGTCGGGCAGGCCTTCCATGTGGACGGCGAGGTCCGGGCCGCGCAGCCGGGCGTGACGGGGACCGTCTGCATTGAGGTCTGGCCGGGTGCCCTCCAGGTGCTCGTGCCGCCAGACAAGGAGGGCTAG
- a CDS encoding PHP-associated domain-containing protein translates to MPVLINNVVFRDGVQVMRVDLHTHTEVSHDCRTPLRSVPAWMLRTNTRALAVTDHDQQRGGPELARIVADMGLDDRLSIIPGEEVTTSEGELIGLFLQERIPPKLTPEETAREIKAQGGLVMLQHGFDPLKRYRLRPEATARIAHQVDIVETFNSRLSRHHWNHVAAAWARERGLPECAGSDAHTLRDIGEAWVETPFRVIRTPESLIAALREGVVAGRWTHPVYAYGRKQWRTLNGRFRQER, encoded by the coding sequence ATGCCCGTCCTGATCAACAACGTGGTCTTCCGTGACGGCGTGCAGGTCATGCGCGTGGACCTCCACACCCACACCGAGGTCAGCCACGACTGCCGCACCCCGCTGCGCAGCGTCCCCGCCTGGATGCTGCGCACGAACACCCGCGCCCTCGCCGTCACCGACCACGACCAGCAGCGCGGCGGCCCCGAACTCGCCCGCATCGTCGCGGATATGGGCCTGGACGACCGCCTCAGCATCATCCCCGGCGAGGAGGTCACCACCAGCGAGGGCGAGCTGATCGGCCTGTTCCTGCAAGAACGTATTCCGCCGAAACTCACCCCCGAGGAAACTGCCCGCGAGATCAAGGCGCAGGGCGGCCTGGTGATGCTACAGCACGGCTTCGACCCCCTCAAACGCTACCGCCTGAGGCCCGAGGCGACGGCGCGCATTGCCCATCAGGTGGACATCGTGGAGACTTTCAACTCCCGCCTCTCGCGCCACCACTGGAACCACGTGGCCGCCGCCTGGGCCCGGGAGCGCGGCCTGCCGGAGTGCGCCGGGAGCGACGCCCACACCCTGCGCGACATCGGGGAGGCGTGGGTGGAGACGCCCTTCCGGGTCATCCGCACGCCCGAGAGCCTGATCGCCGCCCTGCGCGAGGGCGTGGTGGCCGGACGTTGGACCCACCCCGTCTACGCCTACGGGCGCAAGCAGTGGCGCACGCTGAACGGGCGGTTCAGGCAGGAGAGGTGA
- a CDS encoding Asp23/Gls24 family envelope stress response protein yields the protein MTGTINITEAALASLIGLTAHEVPGVVGMAPANLKEGLSRVLGRANAREGVVIGREGPDYLADLYVVVAYGVSIPTVARNIVERVEHIVRTQAGITLKATRVHAVGVQRA from the coding sequence GTGACTGGCACCATCAACATCACCGAGGCGGCGCTTGCCTCTCTCATCGGCCTGACGGCGCACGAGGTTCCGGGCGTGGTCGGCATGGCCCCCGCCAACCTCAAGGAGGGCCTGTCGCGCGTGCTCGGCCGCGCCAACGCCCGCGAGGGGGTTGTGATCGGCCGCGAGGGACCCGACTACCTCGCCGACCTGTACGTCGTGGTCGCCTACGGGGTCAGTATCCCCACGGTCGCGCGCAACATCGTGGAGCGGGTGGAGCACATCGTCCGCACCCAGGCGGGCATCACCCTCAAGGCGACGCGCGTTCACGCGGTGGGGGTGCAGCGTGCCTGA